The following coding sequences lie in one Xanthomonas hyacinthi genomic window:
- a CDS encoding 5-(carboxyamino)imidazole ribonucleotide synthase → MTTTVGILGGGQLARMMAVAGAPLGLRFVMLDTVADACAGQVAPLQVGDYRDEAALAAFAAKVDVATFDFENVPAASAEWLAGQVPVFPNPRALAVAQDRLAEKTLFRELGIPVPDFAAIGSREELDTALAQIGTPCILKTRRLGYDGKGQFRIKSAADADAAWAALGAQAHSVGLIVEAFVPFQREISVVAVRGRDGEFRTWPLTENWHVQGVLSASLAPAQADAALQRAAIAHAQALAERLQYVGVFALELFCRDGELLANEMAPRVHNSGHWTIEGAETSQFENHLRAVLGLPLGATRMLGHACMLNWIGQMPDAAPVLAQPGGHWHDYGKEAREGRKVGHATLREDTPTALVQALQTVGAQLQRGDQVAPVIETLRAQG, encoded by the coding sequence ATGACCACCACCGTCGGAATCCTGGGCGGCGGCCAGCTGGCGCGCATGATGGCCGTGGCCGGCGCGCCGCTGGGCCTGCGTTTCGTGATGCTGGATACGGTGGCCGACGCCTGCGCCGGCCAGGTCGCGCCGCTGCAGGTCGGCGATTACCGCGACGAGGCGGCGCTGGCCGCGTTCGCGGCCAAGGTCGATGTGGCCACCTTCGATTTCGAGAACGTGCCGGCGGCCAGCGCCGAATGGCTGGCCGGGCAGGTGCCGGTGTTCCCGAATCCGCGCGCGCTGGCGGTGGCGCAGGATCGGCTGGCCGAGAAGACCCTGTTCCGCGAACTGGGCATCCCGGTGCCGGATTTCGCCGCGATCGGCAGCCGCGAGGAATTGGACACGGCGCTGGCGCAGATCGGCACCCCGTGCATTCTCAAGACCCGGCGCCTGGGCTACGACGGCAAGGGCCAGTTCCGGATCAAGTCCGCGGCCGATGCCGATGCGGCGTGGGCCGCGCTGGGCGCACAGGCGCACAGCGTGGGCCTGATCGTGGAGGCCTTCGTGCCGTTCCAGCGCGAGATCAGCGTGGTCGCGGTGCGCGGCCGCGACGGCGAGTTCCGCACCTGGCCGCTGACCGAGAACTGGCATGTGCAGGGCGTGCTCTCGGCCAGCCTGGCCCCGGCGCAGGCCGACGCCGCGCTGCAGCGGGCCGCCATCGCCCACGCGCAGGCGTTGGCCGAGCGCCTGCAGTATGTGGGCGTGTTCGCACTGGAACTGTTCTGCCGCGACGGCGAACTGCTCGCCAACGAGATGGCGCCGCGCGTGCACAACTCCGGCCACTGGACCATCGAAGGCGCGGAGACCTCGCAGTTCGAGAACCACCTGCGCGCGGTGCTGGGCCTGCCGTTGGGGGCCACGCGCATGCTCGGCCATGCCTGCATGCTCAACTGGATCGGGCAGATGCCCGACGCCGCGCCGGTGCTGGCGCAGCCCGGCGGGCATTGGCACGACTACGGCAAGGAAGCGCGCGAGGGCCGCAAGGTCGGCCACGCCACGCTGCGCGAGGATACGCCGACGGCACTGGTGCAGGCGTTGCAGACGGTCGGCGCGCAGTTGCAGCGCGGCGACCAGGTCGCCCCGGTGATCGAGACCCTGCGCGCGCAGGGCTGA
- the purE gene encoding 5-(carboxyamino)imidazole ribonucleotide mutase: MTSKQTAPLVGIVMGSRSDWETMQHAAQKLDALGVPYEVKVVSAHRTPDVLFAYAEAASTRGLRAIVAGAGGAAHLPGMLAAKTAVPVLGVPVQSKALNGLDSLLSIVQMPAGIPVATFAIGNAGAANAALFAAAMLAAEHADIAAALDDFRQRQTDDVMAKDDPRQ, translated from the coding sequence ATGACCTCCAAGCAAACCGCGCCGCTCGTCGGCATCGTGATGGGTTCCCGTTCCGACTGGGAGACCATGCAGCATGCGGCGCAGAAACTCGACGCGCTGGGCGTGCCCTATGAAGTGAAGGTGGTGTCCGCGCACCGCACCCCGGATGTGCTGTTCGCCTATGCCGAAGCGGCCTCCACGCGCGGCCTGCGCGCGATCGTGGCCGGCGCCGGCGGCGCGGCGCACCTGCCGGGCATGCTCGCGGCCAAGACCGCGGTGCCGGTGCTCGGCGTGCCGGTGCAGTCCAAGGCGCTGAACGGCCTGGATTCGCTGCTGTCGATCGTGCAGATGCCGGCCGGCATCCCGGTGGCCACGTTCGCGATCGGCAATGCCGGTGCGGCCAATGCCGCGCTGTTCGCCGCGGCGATGCTGGCCGCCGAACACGCGGACATCGCCGCCGCGCTGGACGACTTCCGCCAGCGCCAGACCGACGACGTGATGGCCAAGGACGATCCGCGCCAATGA
- a CDS encoding Trm112 family protein produces MDRKLLDLLCSPDTRQPLALLDARGLEALNRAIAAGGVQRADGSPQAQALREALITRDRKQLFRVDDGIPVLLAEEAIGTAQLADFPAK; encoded by the coding sequence ATGGATCGCAAACTGCTCGACCTGCTGTGCTCGCCCGACACCCGCCAACCGCTGGCCCTGCTGGATGCGCGCGGCCTGGAGGCGCTGAACCGCGCCATCGCCGCCGGCGGCGTGCAGCGCGCCGACGGCAGCCCGCAGGCGCAAGCGCTGCGCGAGGCGCTGATCACCCGCGACCGCAAGCAGTTGTTCCGCGTCGACGACGGCATCCCGGTGCTGTTGGCCGAAGAAGCGATCGGCACCGCCCAGCTCGCCGACTTCCCGGCCAAATGA
- the nadC gene encoding carboxylating nicotinate-nucleotide diphosphorylase, translating into MSGAAAPLQPPAQESIDADVARALAEDIGSGDVTAALLPDRADSAYLLCKQDAVIAGRPWFDACHRALDPQVRIDWRIAEGERVAAGTVLALLHGRSRALVSAERASLNFLQTLSATATATAAYVAAVAGTGARILDTRKTLPGLRLAQKYAVRCGGGSNHRFGLYDTVMLKENHIHAAGSLSVAVQAARAQWPDLPLVVEVETLAQLREALTVGCDRILIDDFDAAQRREAVAIAAAAPFHRAIPLEVSGGVDLDSVRAIAADGVDCISIGALTKHVQAVDLSLKLGPPPH; encoded by the coding sequence ATGAGCGGCGCAGCGGCGCCGCTGCAGCCGCCAGCGCAGGAATCGATCGACGCCGACGTGGCGCGCGCGCTGGCCGAGGACATCGGCAGCGGCGACGTCACCGCCGCGTTGCTGCCCGATCGCGCCGACAGCGCCTATTTGCTGTGCAAGCAGGACGCGGTGATCGCCGGCCGGCCCTGGTTCGACGCCTGTCACCGCGCGCTCGACCCGCAGGTACGGATCGACTGGCGCATCGCCGAGGGCGAGCGCGTCGCCGCCGGCACGGTGCTGGCGCTGCTGCACGGACGCAGCCGCGCGCTGGTCAGCGCCGAGCGCGCCTCGCTGAACTTCCTGCAGACCCTGTCCGCCACCGCTACCGCCACCGCCGCCTACGTGGCCGCGGTCGCCGGCACCGGCGCGCGCATCCTCGACACGCGCAAGACCCTGCCCGGCCTGCGCCTGGCGCAGAAGTACGCGGTGCGTTGCGGCGGCGGCAGCAACCACCGCTTCGGCCTGTACGACACGGTGATGCTGAAGGAAAACCACATCCACGCCGCCGGTTCGCTGAGCGTGGCGGTGCAGGCCGCGCGCGCGCAATGGCCGGACCTGCCGCTGGTGGTCGAGGTAGAAACGCTGGCGCAACTGCGCGAAGCCTTGACGGTCGGCTGCGACCGCATCCTGATCGACGATTTCGACGCGGCGCAGCGCCGCGAGGCGGTGGCGATCGCCGCGGCGGCGCCATTCCACCGCGCGATTCCGCTAGAGGTCTCCGGCGGCGTCGATCTTGACAGCGTGCGCGCGATTGCCGCCGACGGCGTGGACTGCATCTCCATCGGCGCACTGACCAAGCACGTGCAAGCCGTGGATCTGTCCCTGAAACTTGGACCGCCGCCGCACTGA
- a CDS encoding DUF2272 domain-containing protein yields the protein MARPWFALLCAAALFPAGRAAAAEVCDLPPRFGLTPAAVAIVRTACNEHRLWWRPFIDTDGRLAGLRATEAERSYLADHGIEAWQRVAAYWRDSGALGAMGGSDGAASCQQLDGSRYRQADCRAFIVDNPWSAAFVSWVMVRAGVDGFHSSVRHIDYIRAAYQAGTDGLPYRYADPQQDKPAPGDLLCFLRGRKQPLGAAGLREALARGGALPWESHCDIVVAANVGGDHTLYLIGGNVLNAVTMRKLPLDRAGRLQLQAPLAQDQVGDDGAGLECTPGHEELCDFNRQDWAALLQLQPQAQLWPPVTPGVVPAVDPAAPQVPPPAAAPMAPPAASGTAPATPAIPTAPSPASAAPVAQPQATEPPPGR from the coding sequence ATGGCCCGCCCCTGGTTCGCGTTGTTGTGTGCCGCCGCCCTGTTTCCCGCCGGCCGCGCGGCCGCCGCGGAGGTGTGCGACCTGCCGCCGCGCTTCGGCCTGACTCCCGCCGCCGTTGCCATCGTGCGCACCGCCTGCAACGAGCATCGCCTGTGGTGGCGGCCGTTCATCGATACCGACGGCCGGCTCGCCGGCCTGCGCGCGACCGAGGCCGAGCGCAGCTATCTCGCCGATCACGGCATCGAGGCCTGGCAGCGCGTGGCCGCCTATTGGCGCGATAGCGGCGCGCTGGGCGCGATGGGCGGCAGCGACGGCGCCGCCAGCTGCCAGCAGTTGGACGGCTCGCGCTACCGACAAGCGGACTGCCGCGCGTTCATCGTCGACAACCCGTGGTCGGCGGCGTTCGTGTCCTGGGTGATGGTGCGCGCCGGCGTCGATGGCTTCCACAGCTCGGTGCGGCATATCGACTACATCCGCGCCGCCTACCAGGCCGGTACCGACGGCCTGCCCTACCGCTATGCCGACCCGCAGCAGGACAAGCCCGCGCCGGGCGACCTGCTGTGCTTCCTGCGCGGGCGCAAGCAGCCGCTGGGCGCGGCCGGGCTGCGCGAGGCGCTGGCGCGCGGCGGCGCGCTGCCGTGGGAATCGCATTGCGACATCGTGGTCGCGGCCAACGTCGGCGGCGACCACACGCTGTACCTGATCGGCGGCAACGTGCTCAACGCGGTGACCATGCGCAAACTGCCGCTGGACCGCGCCGGCCGCCTGCAACTGCAGGCGCCGCTGGCGCAGGACCAGGTCGGCGACGACGGCGCCGGCCTGGAGTGCACGCCGGGCCACGAGGAGCTGTGCGACTTCAATCGCCAGGACTGGGCGGCGCTGCTGCAGCTGCAACCGCAGGCGCAGCTGTGGCCGCCGGTGACGCCGGGCGTCGTTCCCGCAGTGGATCCGGCCGCGCCGCAGGTCCCGCCGCCGGCCGCCGCGCCGATGGCGCCACCGGCTGCATCCGGCACTGCGCCAGCCACACCGGCCATACCGACCGCGCCGTCCCCAGCATCGGCGGCACCGGTGGCGCAACCGCAAGCGACCGAACCGCCGCCGGGACGCTAA
- a CDS encoding DUF3301 domain-containing protein produces MPSLILLMIAGAAVFAFWNASRAAAERAESLGRNACKAADVQWLDQSVHGTGLRLRRLPSGWLGFERTFRFDYSYDGVDRHSGRLVLLGEQLIAFTGPSVATVTALHEGRAPRE; encoded by the coding sequence ATGCCTAGCCTGATCCTGTTGATGATTGCCGGCGCCGCGGTGTTCGCGTTCTGGAACGCGTCGCGCGCGGCCGCCGAACGCGCCGAGAGCCTCGGCCGCAATGCCTGCAAGGCCGCCGATGTGCAGTGGCTGGACCAGAGCGTGCACGGCACCGGCCTGCGCCTGCGGCGCCTGCCCAGCGGCTGGCTCGGCTTCGAGCGGACGTTCCGCTTCGATTATTCCTACGATGGCGTCGATCGCCACAGCGGCCGCCTGGTGCTGCTCGGCGAGCAGTTGATCGCCTTCACCGGCCCCTCGGTGGCCACGGTGACGGCGCTGCACGAAGGGCGCGCGCCGCGCGAGTGA
- a CDS encoding ClpXP protease specificity-enhancing factor: MTDDISRMTSHRPYLLRALVEWINDNGMTPHILVDAGLPNVQVPPSAVKDGRVVLNIAERAVVRLQIDNDGVSFTARFGGVSYPVQVPMAAVLAVYARETGQGMALPDDIHGAGEPPGDDTPPPRPSGSDDAAGGKRPHLRVVK, encoded by the coding sequence ATGACCGACGATATTTCCCGCATGACCAGCCATCGCCCGTATTTGCTGCGGGCGCTGGTGGAGTGGATCAACGACAACGGCATGACCCCGCACATCCTGGTGGACGCGGGCCTGCCCAACGTGCAGGTGCCGCCGAGTGCGGTCAAGGACGGCCGGGTGGTGCTGAACATCGCCGAGCGCGCGGTGGTGCGGTTGCAGATCGACAACGACGGGGTCAGTTTCACAGCCCGCTTCGGCGGCGTCAGCTATCCGGTGCAGGTGCCGATGGCCGCGGTGCTGGCGGTGTATGCGCGCGAGACCGGGCAGGGCATGGCGCTGCCGGACGATATCCACGGCGCCGGCGAGCCGCCGGGCGATGACACCCCGCCGCCGCGGCCCAGCGGCTCCGATGACGCGGCCGGCGGCAAGCGTCCGCATCTGCGCGTGGTGAAGTAG
- a CDS encoding glutathione S-transferase N-terminal domain-containing protein has product MAASLRMRNTLTLFSSTDDVLCHRVRLVLAAKGVTYDFVAVDPQNPPEDLIDLNPYHSVPTLVERELVLYAASVVSEYLDERYPHPPLMPVDPLSRARLRLAMLRIEHDWVPQVQAIQLGNKAQAEAGRKRLKELLTASVPLFKASKFFLNPEMSLADCAMAPIIWRLQALDIPLPKDGKAIEDYGNRIFRNPGFIRSLTDQEKKLRDLPV; this is encoded by the coding sequence ATGGCGGCGAGTTTACGCATGCGAAATACCTTGACGTTGTTTTCTTCCACGGATGATGTGCTGTGCCACCGCGTCCGTCTGGTGCTGGCCGCGAAGGGCGTGACTTACGATTTCGTGGCGGTGGATCCGCAGAATCCTCCGGAAGACCTGATCGACCTCAATCCCTACCACTCGGTGCCGACCCTGGTGGAACGCGAGCTGGTGCTGTATGCCGCCTCCGTGGTCAGCGAATACCTGGACGAGCGCTATCCGCATCCGCCGTTGATGCCGGTCGACCCGCTCTCGCGCGCGCGCCTGCGCCTGGCCATGCTGCGCATCGAGCACGACTGGGTGCCGCAGGTGCAGGCGATCCAGCTTGGCAACAAGGCCCAGGCCGAGGCCGGGCGCAAGCGGCTCAAGGAGCTGCTGACCGCGTCGGTGCCGCTGTTCAAGGCCAGCAAGTTCTTCCTCAATCCGGAAATGAGCCTGGCCGATTGCGCGATGGCGCCGATCATCTGGCGCCTGCAGGCGCTGGACATTCCGCTGCCCAAGGACGGCAAGGCGATCGAGGACTACGGCAACCGCATCTTCCGCAATCCCGGTTTCATCCGCAGCCTGACGGATCAGGAAAAGAAACTGCGCGACCTGCCGGTGTGA
- a CDS encoding cytochrome c1 produces MTKRLLAVLACFASALLLSAAALAAEGGATQQAGNDLGDRASLQRGAKLFMNYCSGCHSLKYLRYSRMAEDLGLSEDEVMANLNFTGAKVGEHIEAAMPHDAASKWFGKAPPDLSLIARVRGTDWVYTYLKSFYLDQSRPLGWNNKLFANASMPNPLWELQGLQQPIYGKAEQPGVDKPVERLQLAAPGRETLAQFDQTVRDISNFLEYAGEPAALKRQSLGVWVVLFLALLTFLAYLLKKEYWKDVH; encoded by the coding sequence ATGACTAAGCGCCTACTCGCCGTCCTGGCCTGCTTCGCATCCGCCTTGCTGCTGTCCGCCGCGGCGCTGGCCGCCGAGGGCGGCGCCACCCAGCAGGCCGGCAACGACCTCGGCGACCGCGCCTCGCTGCAGCGCGGCGCCAAGCTGTTCATGAACTACTGCTCCGGCTGCCATTCGCTGAAATACCTGCGCTACTCGCGCATGGCCGAGGACCTGGGCCTGAGCGAGGACGAGGTGATGGCCAACCTCAACTTCACCGGCGCCAAGGTCGGCGAGCACATCGAGGCGGCGATGCCGCACGATGCGGCGAGCAAGTGGTTCGGCAAGGCGCCGCCGGACCTGAGCCTGATCGCGCGCGTGCGCGGCACCGACTGGGTCTACACCTACCTCAAGTCGTTCTACCTGGACCAGTCGCGCCCGTTGGGCTGGAACAACAAGCTGTTCGCCAACGCCTCCATGCCCAATCCGCTGTGGGAGCTGCAGGGCCTGCAGCAGCCGATCTACGGCAAGGCCGAGCAGCCCGGCGTGGACAAGCCGGTGGAGCGGCTGCAGCTGGCTGCGCCGGGCCGGGAAACGCTGGCGCAGTTCGACCAGACGGTCCGCGACATCAGCAATTTCCTCGAGTACGCCGGCGAACCGGCGGCGCTGAAGCGGCAGAGCCTGGGCGTGTGGGTGGTGCTGTTCCTGGCGCTGCTGACCTTCCTCGCCTATCTGCTGAAGAAGGAATACTGGAAGGACGTGCATTGA
- a CDS encoding cytochrome b, whose amino-acid sequence MADNLLTRTAGNVFDWVNERAPGLMPFYRKHVSEYYAPKNFNLWYYFGSLAMVVLVNQIVTGIFLTMHYKTSAAEAFNSVEYIMRDVEWGWLIRYMHSTGASLFFIVVYLHMFRGLLYGSYKKPRELVWILGMLIYLVLMAEAFMGYVLPWGQMSFWGAKVIISLFGAIPVIGNGLTEWIMGDYLPSDATLNRFFALHVIALPLVLLLLVVLHLGALHEVGSNNPDGVEIKKGPKGNRWDPNKPADGIPFHPYYTVKDLVGVGFLLLIGAFIIFFVPAFGGLFLEHDNFTEANRLVTPEHIKPVWYYTPYYAMLRVVPNKLGGVLVMFSAIAILFLVPWLDRAKVKSIRYRGWISKVMLGVLAVCFVWLGVIGSGPGTDASETYIGRVLTVLYFGFFLTMPIWTTLDRTKPVPERVTTHD is encoded by the coding sequence ATGGCCGACAATCTCCTTACCCGCACCGCGGGCAACGTGTTCGACTGGGTCAACGAACGCGCGCCGGGGCTGATGCCGTTCTACCGCAAGCACGTCAGCGAGTACTACGCGCCGAAGAATTTCAACCTCTGGTACTACTTCGGTTCGCTGGCGATGGTGGTGCTGGTCAACCAGATCGTCACCGGCATCTTCCTGACGATGCACTACAAGACCAGCGCGGCCGAGGCGTTCAACTCGGTCGAGTACATCATGCGCGACGTCGAGTGGGGCTGGCTGATCCGCTACATGCACTCCACCGGCGCGTCGCTGTTCTTCATCGTGGTGTACCTGCACATGTTCCGCGGCCTGCTCTACGGCAGCTACAAGAAGCCGCGCGAACTGGTGTGGATCCTCGGCATGCTGATCTACCTGGTGCTGATGGCCGAGGCCTTCATGGGTTACGTGCTGCCGTGGGGGCAGATGTCGTTCTGGGGCGCGAAGGTGATCATCTCGCTGTTCGGCGCGATCCCGGTGATCGGCAACGGCCTGACCGAGTGGATCATGGGCGACTACCTGCCGTCCGACGCCACCCTCAACCGCTTCTTCGCGCTGCACGTGATCGCGCTGCCGCTGGTGCTGTTGCTGCTGGTGGTGCTGCACCTGGGCGCGCTGCACGAGGTCGGCTCCAACAACCCCGACGGCGTGGAGATCAAGAAGGGACCCAAGGGCAACCGCTGGGATCCGAACAAGCCGGCCGACGGCATTCCGTTCCATCCTTACTACACGGTCAAGGATCTGGTCGGGGTCGGCTTCCTGCTGCTGATCGGCGCCTTCATCATCTTCTTCGTGCCCGCGTTCGGCGGGCTGTTCCTGGAGCACGACAACTTCACCGAGGCCAACCGCCTGGTCACGCCCGAGCACATCAAGCCGGTGTGGTACTACACGCCGTACTACGCGATGCTGCGGGTGGTGCCGAACAAGCTCGGCGGCGTGCTGGTGATGTTCTCGGCGATCGCGATCCTGTTCCTGGTGCCCTGGCTGGACCGCGCCAAGGTCAAGTCGATCCGCTACCGCGGCTGGATCTCCAAGGTGATGCTGGGCGTGCTGGCGGTGTGCTTCGTCTGGCTCGGCGTGATCGGCTCCGGTCCCGGCACCGATGCCAGCGAGACCTACATCGGCCGCGTGCTGACCGTGCTGTACTTCGGATTCTTCCTGACCATGCCGATCTGGACCACGCTGGACCGGACCAAGCCGGTGCCGGAGCGGGTAACCACCCATGACTAA
- the petA gene encoding ubiquinol-cytochrome c reductase iron-sulfur subunit: MANDGVNDSVNAGRRRFLTATTAVVGAVGAGFVAVPFIKSWNPSAKAKLAGAPVTADISALQEGQRLIMEWRGQPIWIVKRSKAILDALPTLDGRLKDPKSEVTDQQPAYIKGEGRSIKPDISVLVGLCTHLGCSPEMVAEIRPEPYDPEWKGGYFCPCHKSRFDMAGRVFQGVPAPINLLVPPHHYQDDNTLIIGVDPSSSAKGAA, from the coding sequence ATGGCCAACGATGGGGTCAACGATTCTGTAAATGCAGGACGCCGCCGCTTTCTCACCGCCACCACGGCGGTGGTAGGCGCGGTGGGTGCGGGTTTCGTCGCGGTTCCTTTCATCAAGTCCTGGAACCCCAGCGCCAAGGCCAAACTGGCCGGTGCGCCGGTCACCGCCGACATCAGCGCTTTGCAAGAAGGTCAGCGCCTGATCATGGAGTGGCGTGGTCAGCCGATCTGGATCGTCAAGCGCTCCAAGGCGATCCTGGATGCGCTGCCGACGCTGGACGGGCGGCTCAAGGACCCCAAGTCCGAGGTCACCGACCAGCAGCCGGCCTACATCAAGGGCGAGGGCCGCTCGATCAAGCCCGACATCTCGGTGCTGGTCGGGCTGTGCACGCACCTGGGCTGCTCGCCGGAGATGGTCGCCGAGATCCGCCCCGAGCCCTATGATCCTGAGTGGAAGGGCGGCTATTTCTGCCCCTGCCACAAATCGCGCTTCGACATGGCCGGCCGCGTGTTCCAGGGCGTGCCTGCGCCGATCAACCTGCTGGTGCCGCCGCATCACTACCAGGACGACAACACGCTGATCATCGGCGTCGATCCCAGTTCGTCCGCGAAAGGGGCAGCGTAA
- a CDS encoding lytic transglycosylase domain-containing protein: MKGMVGLLGLAIATLSAMPASAGTLYKCIGGDGVPSYVSKRVAGASCSVVSSYVPDRRSARAAPALAAVSAERASNRGVVTLAAPQSGAPATIISPSVAAPAPVAASVAPKRVAPVPAVTGTAPRRVVSGQVYAYMQDGVRHYSSARPTQVASLGTVRTIHYSFIETCYACANPGLNFGAVRLNTTAYQSEIAAAAREYGVDEAVVRAIIHAESAYNPMALSRAGAQGLMQLMPPTARRFGVGDSFDATQNIRGGVQYLAWLLKRFNGNLSLAAAGYNAGEGAVDKHGGVPPYSETQRYVQRVGVLADRYRGVLATAQ, from the coding sequence ATGAAGGGGATGGTGGGGCTTCTGGGGCTTGCAATCGCAACGTTGTCGGCAATGCCGGCCAGCGCGGGCACCCTGTACAAGTGCATCGGTGGCGACGGCGTGCCCAGCTACGTCAGCAAGCGCGTGGCCGGCGCCAGCTGCAGCGTGGTCAGCAGTTATGTGCCCGACCGCCGCTCCGCACGCGCTGCACCGGCGCTTGCCGCAGTCTCCGCCGAGCGTGCGTCCAATCGCGGTGTCGTCACCCTGGCGGCGCCGCAGTCCGGCGCTCCGGCCACCATCATCAGCCCCTCGGTCGCGGCCCCGGCGCCGGTCGCCGCCAGCGTGGCGCCGAAGCGCGTGGCGCCCGTGCCTGCCGTGACCGGCACCGCGCCGCGGCGGGTGGTCAGCGGCCAGGTCTATGCCTATATGCAGGACGGCGTGCGCCACTACAGCAGCGCGCGGCCGACCCAGGTGGCCAGCCTCGGCACGGTGCGCACCATCCACTACAGCTTCATCGAGACCTGCTACGCCTGTGCCAACCCCGGGCTGAACTTCGGCGCGGTGCGGCTGAACACCACCGCCTACCAGAGCGAGATCGCCGCCGCCGCGCGCGAGTACGGCGTCGACGAAGCGGTGGTGCGCGCGATCATCCATGCCGAATCGGCGTACAACCCGATGGCGCTGAGCCGCGCCGGCGCGCAGGGCCTGATGCAGCTGATGCCGCCGACCGCGCGGCGTTTCGGGGTTGGCGATTCGTTCGATGCCACCCAGAACATCCGCGGCGGCGTGCAGTACCTGGCCTGGCTATTGAAGCGCTTCAACGGCAACCTGAGCCTGGCCGCCGCCGGCTACAACGCCGGCGAAGGCGCGGTAGACAAACACGGCGGGGTGCCGCCGTACAGCGAGACGCAGCGCTATGTGCAGCGCGTCGGCGTGCTCGCCGATCGCTACCGCGGCGTGCTGGCGACGGCGCAGTGA
- a CDS encoding helix-turn-helix transcriptional regulator, protein MASPASRTLRLIGLLQTRRVWAGAELAERLGVDRRSLRRDVERLRALGYAVQASSGVGGGYRLGAGAQMLPLLFDDDEAVTVAVALHAAAASMGGLEDTALRVLAKLDPLLPARVRQRAGALQAVTVSLGQDPALPDTQVLIGIASACRDRRLLGFGYRDYGGRGSQRLIEPLRLVNYGRRWYLLGWDRDRADWRTFRVERMQSPLQAGEAIALRLPPRDPAAMVRDAIQHSPLPQQFGLSVRLRGSMADLGPRIPSWCGTLEAEQDGHCRLTMLADTLPWLAAQLLTLGVPFAALQADAAVTAGLRSALADLLTQLPATPE, encoded by the coding sequence ATGGCTTCCCCCGCCTCCCGTACGTTGCGCCTGATCGGCTTGCTGCAGACCCGCCGGGTCTGGGCCGGCGCGGAGTTGGCCGAACGCCTGGGCGTGGACCGGCGCAGCCTGCGCCGCGATGTCGAGCGCCTGCGCGCCCTGGGGTATGCGGTGCAGGCCTCGTCCGGGGTCGGCGGCGGCTACCGGCTGGGCGCCGGTGCGCAGATGCTGCCGCTGCTGTTCGACGACGACGAGGCGGTGACGGTCGCGGTGGCGCTGCACGCGGCCGCCGCGAGCATGGGCGGCCTGGAGGACACCGCGCTGCGGGTGCTGGCCAAGCTCGACCCGCTGCTGCCGGCGCGGGTGCGGCAGCGCGCCGGGGCGCTGCAGGCGGTCACCGTGTCGCTCGGCCAGGACCCGGCGCTGCCGGACACCCAGGTGCTGATCGGCATCGCCAGCGCCTGCCGCGACCGGCGCCTGCTTGGCTTCGGCTATCGCGACTACGGCGGACGCGGCAGCCAGCGCCTGATCGAGCCGCTGCGCCTGGTCAACTACGGGCGCCGCTGGTATCTGCTGGGCTGGGACCGCGATCGCGCCGACTGGCGGACGTTCCGGGTCGAGCGCATGCAATCGCCGCTGCAGGCGGGCGAGGCGATCGCGCTGCGCCTGCCGCCGCGCGATCCGGCCGCGATGGTGCGCGACGCGATCCAGCACAGCCCGCTGCCGCAGCAGTTTGGACTGAGTGTGCGGCTGCGCGGCAGCATGGCCGACCTGGGGCCGCGCATTCCGTCCTGGTGCGGAACCCTGGAGGCCGAGCAGGACGGCCATTGCCGGCTGACCATGCTGGCCGACACGCTGCCCTGGCTGGCGGCGCAACTGCTCACCCTGGGCGTGCCGTTCGCAGCGCTGCAGGCCGACGCGGCGGTGACGGCCGGACTGCGCAGCGCGCTGGCCGACCTGCTGACGCAGCTGCCGGCCACCCCCGAATGA